A genomic window from Pecten maximus chromosome 2, xPecMax1.1, whole genome shotgun sequence includes:
- the LOC117343148 gene encoding toll-like receptor 4, whose amino-acid sequence MTKVSTHCVDVANCSCFQHNTIADCSRKQLSFVPNFQPNVTKIDLSFNIISTLLPGKYVSVKSDSSVKPRKSNGPFTSLSHLKFLDLSNNKLQYKPEVFPVGVFEGLVNLETLYIQHNNNYNEDQANLIYPQSLSKLTKLKRLRIDGLDATLNISRILPTMLALEELNISGASGMCYIKKFEAQFFKNVPNLDIKGKTFERLTNLEIIDLSSNRIAELGSMILKNQANMTTLNLSSNLLRKFDVKIGHMEKLQYLDLSDNQLPYLDPSSMSEINNLLARTNLSIDLSNNPIQCSCEKLEFLRWMVTNKRVFSKFEKYQCSFSNGTTVSFHNHDSPLVELEVRCASYVPLIVCVVTAIVLSLSVAIGGLVYRYRWKLRYLFYIARNNFTLSNNVRKDRRDRLLYKYDAFISHADEDSEFVVGDLLQNMEETRQFTICVHQRDFIAGRDIAGNITNAIHNSRKTVLILSPDFLRSNWCMFEFNMARMEGIYSRENTSNIFIVFYKHVRPEDLPLTVMEFINSETYLEYPGDLQGNAVFWDKMAQALAV is encoded by the exons ATGACGAAGGTGTCTACACATTGTGTTGATGTGGCCAACTGCTCTTGTTTCCAACACAATACCATTGCCGACTGTTCAAGAAAGCAGTTGTCATTTGTTCCAAATTTTCAACCTAATGTGACAAAAATCGACCTGAGCTTCAACATCATATCAACATTATTACCTGGCAAATACGTAAGTGTAAAATCAGATTCATCAGTCAAGCCAAGAAAAAGCAACGGGCCATTTACTTCCTTATCCCACCTCAAGTTCCTTGACCTCTCCAATAACAAATTACAGTATAAACCGGAAGTGTTCCCTGTTGGAGTATTTGAGGGTCTAGTGAATCtggaaacattgtacatacaacATAACAATAATTACAACGAGGATCAGGCTAATCTCATCTATCCCCAAAGTCTCAGCAAACTCACCAAACTGAAACGACTCCGGATTGATGGGCTGGACGCCACATTGAATATCTCCAGAATACTACCAACAATGCTTGCGCTGGAAGAATTGAACATCTCCGGGGCAAGTGGAATGTGCTACATTAAGAAGTTTGAGGCACAGTTCTTTAAAAATGTTCCAAATCTA GACATCAAGGGAAAGACATTTGAACGCCTGACAAATCTGGAGATTATTGATCTGTCATCGAACCGAATTGCTGAACTTGGAtcaatgatattgaaaaatCAAGCAAATATGACTACACTTAATCTAAGTTCTAACCTTTTACGGAAATTTGACGTTAAAATTGGTCACATGGAAAAACTACAATATCTTGATCTGTCAGATAATCAACTCCCATATCTAGATCCTTCAAGCATGTCGGAAATCAACAATTTGCTTGCCCGAACGAACTTGAGTATTGATTTATCAAATAATCCAATTCAATGTTCGTGTGAGAAACTGGAATTCCTCCGATGGATGGTGACGAACAAACGCGTGTTTTCAAAGTTTGAAAAGTACCAATGTTCTTTCAGCAATGGGACGACGGTGTCTTTCCATAACCACGATTCTCCACTTGTCGAGCTAGAAGTGAGGTGTGCCAGTTACGTACCGCTTATTGTGTGTGTAGTAACGGCCATTGTCCTCTCCCTGTCGGTAGCTATAGGCGGTCTGGTTTATCGGTACAGGTGGAAATTGCGCTATCTCTTTTATATAGCAAGGAATAATTTCACTCTGAGCAATAATGTAAGGAAGGACCGCCGTGATCGTCTGCTCTATAAGTATGACGCGTTCATATCGCATGCTGATGAGGATTCCGAATTCGTCGTTGGCGATCTTCTTCAAAATATGGAGGAGACTCGCCAGTTTACCATTTGTGTACACCAGCGTGATTTCATAGCGGGGCGAGATATTGCTGGCAACATAACAAACGCCATCCACAACAGCCGTAAGACGGTTCTGATACTGTCTCCAGACTTCCTCCGCTCAAACTGGTGTATGTTCGAGTTCAACATGGCGCGGATGGAAGGGATCTACTCCAGGGAGAATACAAGCAACATCTTCATCGTGTTCTATAAACATGTCCGACCAGAAGATCTTCCTCTCACTGTAATGGAGTTCATCAACAGCGAAACTTACCTGGAGTACCCTGGCGATTTACAGGGGAACGCTGTTTTCTGGGACAAAATGGCGCAAGCTTTGGCGGTGTAA
- the LOC117322125 gene encoding probable calcium-binding protein CML18: MLTQIFLAAAVAAMVSAQAGPLDMYGLINVLYMKADKNFDGIITEQELDNVFEGFDLNKDGSVSMAEFTGLWKLLTHQSQEHAEAFFHLADLTNDDVINSSDLKLLYHVFDVDSTGTVTAKNFAAKWVQIIQETPFAVLFERADTDNNNQLTSTEFNGFFKSFDFNSDGSVDKAEFEHGWASSLFGTSADADHIFPKITSTGSIGAVQMGPLYTTYNADHDDHLTIIEVSKMAKMQPPPPSS; encoded by the exons ATGCTGACTCAAATCTTCCTCGCCGCTGCCGTGGCAGCCATGGTGTCCGCTCAGGCAGG GCCCCTGGATATGTACGGTCTCATCAACGTGTTGTATATGAAAGCAGACAAGAACTTTGACGGCATTATTACGGAACAGGAATTAGACAATGTGTTTGAGGGCTTCGATCTTAACA AGGACGGTAGTGTGTCGATGGCTGAGTTCACAGGTCTGTGGAAGCTTCTGACACACCAGAGCCAAGAACACGCCGAAGCATTCTTTCATCTGGCTGACCTTACTaacgatgacgtcatcaattccAGCGATCTCAAACTCTTGTACCATGTCTTCGACGTTGATA GTACTGGAACAGTAACAGCGAAGAATTTCGCCGCCAAATGGGTCCAG ATTATCCAGGAAACACCCTTCGCTGTTTTGTTCGAGCGTGCAGACACTGATAACAACAACCAGTTGACATCAACCGAGTTCAATGGCTTCTTCAAATCCTTTGACTTCAACA GTGACGGTTCCGTGGATAAGGCCGAGTTCGAACACGGCTGGGCCTCGTCTCTGTTCGGGACTAGCGCTGATGCCGACCATATTTTCCCTAAGATCACAAGTACCGGAAGTATTGGCGCTGTGCAGATGGGGCcgttatatacaacatacaacgcCGACC ACGATGACCATTTGACAATTATTGAAGTTTCCAAG ATGGCAAAAATGCAGCCACCCCCACCGTCATCCTAA
- the LOC117343139 gene encoding LOW QUALITY PROTEIN: fibrinolytic enzyme, isozyme C-like (The sequence of the model RefSeq protein was modified relative to this genomic sequence to represent the inferred CDS: deleted 1 base in 1 codon) → MVVSTVVVLAAVTVIVGAGPSSRIVGGAQADPNEWPWQVSLQAVPSSSFPPSHFCGGSLIAPDIVLTAAHCVDGTSPSSVIVVAGLHRQGSTSGSQSVTTSRIIMHPEYDNSGAGFPNDIAILKLSQSFSLADKTVDLVELPGETMGFLDNPDCWITGWGKTDANSGTAEVLMEARMDVISNGECEQRWSPVTGASIYDTHICIEADGKSACNGDSGGPLVCRVNGQYVLAGATSWGITTCEGFPSVYVRVNKFLSWINSNM, encoded by the exons atggtggtcagtactgTTGTTGTTTTAGCTGCCGTGACGGTGATTGTTG gggcggggccaagtagcCGAATAGTAGGCGGGGCCCAGGCCGATCCTAACGAGTGGCCGTGGCAAGTGTCACTACAA GCCGTTCCGTCTTCTTCCTTCCCTCCCTCTCACTTCTGTGGCGGGTCTCTCATAGCCCCGGATATAGTGTTGACGGCTGCGCATTGCGTTGATGGAACCAG CCCTTCTTCAGTGATTGTCGTGGCGGGCCTTCATCGTCAGGGATCTACATCAGGTTCACAGTCAGTAACAACGTCTCGTATCATAATG cACCCGGAGTATGACAATTCTGGAGCTGGTTTTCCTAACGACATCGCCATATTGAAATTGTCACAGTCATTTAGTTTAGCCGACAAGACTGTTGACCTTGTCGAACTGCCGGGGGAGACTATGGGTTTCCTGgataaccctgactgttggatCACAGGATGGGGCAAAACTGATG CCAACAGTGGCACGGCTGAGGTTCTGATGGAGGCCCGGATGGACGTGATCAGTAACGGGGAGTGTGAACAGCGTTGGTCTCCAGTAACAGGAGCCAGTATCTACGACACACATATCTGTATAGAGGCCGACGGCAAGTCCGCATGTAAT GGAGATTCTGGGGGCCCACTTGTATGCCGGGTTAATGGCCAGTACGTCCTAGCCGGAGCCACGTCCTGGGGTATCACCACATGTGAAGGATTCCCTAGTGTGTATGTCCGCGTCAACAAATTTCTTTCCTGGATCAACAGCAACATGTGA